A genomic segment from Janthinobacterium sp. 64 encodes:
- the tilS gene encoding tRNA lysidine(34) synthetase TilS, translating into MKKQQTATVADIFARALETCAPPAGSSVGIALSGGLDSAALLHLAHAWAQEQGVSLHAFHVHHGLSPNADAWLAHCEQLCAGLGIAFEARRVTLEKNAKTGTEEAARKRRYAALGALCAAHGVRLLLTAHHQDDQAETVLLQLLRGSGTAGLSGMDGANSAPELLGNPDLVMARPLLPVSRKQLEAYVAQHAIAHIHDESNDDPRFARNALRHQVMPVLAQAFPGFQERFARSAQHAQSAQRLLTELATQDLAVCLDGDCIELAKLRALSADRCYNLLRHWFGTRGLRMPSTAWLAEMLAQLLEARPDAQLLVTHPECHVRRHRDRLYLTPKLDDLAGMRERDDAGIPGLEKASQQFTWKGEASLAFPAYGGVLHFDAVEAGGQGIDIAWLQSQTLSIDFRQGGERLKLALNRPTKSLKYHYQAFDVPAWERERLPLVCAAQQLLYAAGIGLDCHCLSLLERPRVALRWLSC; encoded by the coding sequence ATGAAAAAGCAACAAACCGCCACCGTCGCCGACATCTTCGCCCGCGCGCTGGAAACCTGCGCGCCGCCAGCCGGCAGTTCCGTCGGCATCGCCCTGAGCGGCGGCCTCGATTCCGCGGCCTTGCTGCACCTGGCGCATGCCTGGGCGCAAGAGCAGGGCGTCAGCCTGCACGCGTTCCACGTGCACCACGGCCTGAGCCCGAATGCGGATGCCTGGCTGGCCCACTGCGAGCAGTTGTGCGCCGGCCTGGGCATCGCCTTCGAGGCGCGCCGTGTCACCCTGGAAAAGAATGCCAAGACGGGCACGGAAGAGGCGGCTCGCAAGCGCCGCTACGCGGCCCTGGGCGCGCTGTGCGCCGCGCACGGCGTGCGCCTGCTGCTCACAGCCCACCACCAAGACGACCAGGCGGAAACGGTGCTGCTGCAATTGCTGCGCGGCTCCGGCACGGCGGGCTTGTCCGGCATGGATGGCGCCAACAGCGCACCCGAGCTGCTGGGCAATCCGGATCTGGTGATGGCGCGCCCGCTGCTGCCCGTGTCGCGCAAACAGCTCGAAGCGTATGTGGCGCAGCATGCGATCGCACATATCCACGATGAATCGAACGACGATCCCCGCTTTGCCCGCAATGCTCTGCGGCACCAGGTGATGCCCGTGCTGGCGCAGGCGTTTCCCGGCTTCCAGGAGCGTTTCGCCCGCAGCGCCCAGCACGCGCAATCGGCGCAGCGCCTGCTGACGGAACTGGCGACGCAGGATCTGGCCGTGTGCCTCGATGGCGACTGCATCGAACTGGCGAAACTGCGCGCGCTGAGCGCGGACCGCTGCTACAACCTGCTGCGCCACTGGTTCGGCACGCGCGGCTTGCGCATGCCGTCGACGGCGTGGCTGGCGGAAATGCTGGCGCAATTGCTGGAAGCGCGGCCCGATGCGCAATTGCTGGTCACGCACCCGGAATGCCACGTGCGGCGCCACCGCGACCGTTTATATCTGACGCCGAAGCTCGATGACCTGGCCGGCATGCGCGAGCGTGACGACGCGGGCATTCCCGGGCTGGAGAAAGCCAGCCAGCAATTTACGTGGAAAGGCGAGGCCAGCCTGGCCTTCCCAGCGTATGGCGGCGTGCTGCATTTCGATGCGGTGGAAGCGGGTGGCCAGGGTATCGATATTGCCTGGTTGCAATCGCAAACCTTGAGCATCGATTTCCGCCAGGGTGGCGAGCGCCTGAAGCTGGCCTTGAACCGTCCCACCAAGAGCTTGAAATACCATTACCAGGCGTTTGACGTGCCCGCCTGGGAGCGCGAACGCCTGCCCCTTGTCTGTGCGGCGCAACAATTGCTGTATGCGGCTGGTATTGGCCTCGATTGCCATTGCCTGAGCTTGCTGGAGCGTCCCCGCGTCGCGCTGCGCTGGCTCTCCTGCTGA
- a CDS encoding aspartate kinase, whose product MALIVHKYGGTSMGSTDRIKNVAKRVAKWHDAGHQIVVVPSAMSGETNRLIGLAKEIMDQPDPRELDMIASTGEQVSVGLLSMALLAIGKQAVSYAGWQVAIKTDSAFTKARIQSIDDEKVKRDLDAGKIVIITGFQGVDEHDNIATLGRGGSDTSAVAIAAAMKAAECLIFTDVDGVYTTDPRVVSEARRLKTITFEEMLELASLGSKVLQTRSVEFAGNYRVPTRVLSSLTDPMLPLEIEANSGTLISFEEDTNMEQAVISGIAFNRDEAKITVLGVPDRPGVAYHILGPVADANIEVDMIIQNQSVDGKTDFTFTVSRGEYTRALAVLEANRESLGAASITGDAKVSKLSVVGVGMRSHVGVASQMFRTLSEEGINIMMISTSEIKISVLIDEKYMELAVRALHKAFELEKA is encoded by the coding sequence ATGGCTTTAATCGTCCACAAATATGGCGGTACGTCGATGGGCTCGACTGACCGTATCAAGAATGTCGCCAAGCGCGTTGCCAAGTGGCACGACGCTGGGCATCAAATCGTGGTGGTGCCATCGGCCATGTCGGGCGAAACGAACCGCCTGATTGGACTGGCCAAGGAAATCATGGATCAACCCGATCCCCGTGAACTTGACATGATCGCCTCGACAGGCGAACAAGTGTCCGTCGGCCTATTGTCGATGGCACTGCTGGCGATCGGCAAACAAGCCGTATCCTATGCTGGCTGGCAAGTCGCGATCAAGACCGATTCCGCCTTTACCAAGGCACGCATCCAGTCGATCGATGACGAAAAAGTCAAACGCGACCTCGATGCGGGCAAGATTGTCATCATTACCGGTTTCCAGGGCGTCGACGAGCACGACAACATCGCGACCCTGGGCCGCGGCGGTTCCGACACGTCGGCCGTGGCGATTGCCGCCGCCATGAAGGCGGCCGAATGCCTGATCTTCACGGACGTCGACGGCGTCTACACGACCGACCCGCGCGTGGTTTCCGAGGCGCGCCGCCTGAAGACCATCACCTTTGAAGAAATGCTGGAACTGGCTTCGCTGGGTTCCAAAGTGCTGCAAACGCGTTCGGTGGAATTTGCCGGCAACTACCGCGTGCCCACGCGCGTGCTGTCGTCGCTGACCGACCCGATGTTGCCGCTGGAAATAGAAGCCAATTCAGGCACCCTGATTTCGTTTGAGGAAGATACAAACATGGAACAAGCAGTCATCTCCGGCATCGCCTTCAACCGCGATGAAGCCAAAATCACCGTGCTCGGCGTACCCGACCGTCCAGGCGTGGCGTACCACATCCTGGGACCGGTGGCGGATGCGAACATCGAGGTCGACATGATCATACAGAATCAGTCGGTCGACGGTAAAACGGACTTCACCTTCACCGTCTCGCGCGGCGAGTACACGCGCGCGCTGGCCGTGCTGGAAGCGAACCGCGAATCGCTGGGCGCGGCCAGCATCACGGGCGACGCGAAAGTGTCGAAACTGTCCGTCGTCGGCGTGGGCATGCGCAGCCATGTTGGCGTCGCATCGCAAATGTTCCGTACCTTGTCGGAAGAGGGCATCAACATCATGATGATCTCCACTTCCGAAATCAAGATCTCCGTGCTGATCGATGAAAAGTACATGGAACTGGCCGTGCGCGCGCTGCATAAAGCGTTCGAGCTGGAAAAAGCTTAA
- a CDS encoding methyl-accepting chemotaxis protein translates to MQLLRQVKLSRRLALLVAIFSLGLIVYGGWSLRVLNELKVNGPVYQRIVQGKDLVADVLPPPEYILESYLVAFQLMASEDRGVQDKLVERLQSLKAEYDTRHQFWRAQGLDPDIAEALLTQSHTPAVAFYDTAFTRFIPALRGQDKAGVAAAMASMAASYDSHLAAINRVVDMTSKRSAAFETESADRARSATALLAGLLLASLGVSIAGAVLISRSITGPLQEALQAAQRVAAGDLSNRVDQRFSDEPGQLLQALEAMNGSLSRTVGQVRSSTQSITVASREIAAGNFDLSSRTEAQASSLEETASAMKELTSTVKQNADNARQANQLVVSASAFAVQGGQVVGRVVETMGSINASSRKIVDIVDVIDGIAFQTNILALNAAVEAARAGEQGRGFAVVASEVRGLAQRSASAAREIKAMIGDSVERVDAGSKLVDEAGATMEKIVTSVKQVVDLMSEIAAASQEQSLGIEQVNQAITQMDEVTQQNAALVEEAAAAAGSLEEQAASLVREVGVFKLDAGR, encoded by the coding sequence ATGCAGCTGCTACGCCAAGTCAAACTGTCGCGCCGGCTGGCCTTGTTGGTCGCCATCTTTTCGCTGGGCCTGATCGTGTATGGCGGCTGGTCGCTGCGCGTGCTGAACGAACTGAAAGTCAACGGTCCCGTGTACCAGCGCATCGTGCAGGGCAAGGACCTGGTGGCGGACGTGCTGCCGCCACCCGAATACATCCTCGAATCCTACCTGGTCGCCTTCCAGCTGATGGCGTCCGAAGACCGGGGCGTGCAAGACAAGCTGGTCGAACGCCTGCAGAGCTTGAAGGCCGAGTACGACACGCGCCATCAGTTCTGGCGCGCCCAGGGTCTCGATCCCGATATCGCCGAGGCCTTGCTGACGCAGTCGCACACCCCGGCCGTGGCTTTCTATGACACGGCATTCACGCGTTTCATTCCCGCGCTACGGGGGCAGGACAAGGCGGGCGTAGCCGCTGCCATGGCGTCCATGGCCGCCAGCTACGACAGCCATCTGGCGGCCATCAACCGCGTCGTCGACATGACCAGCAAGCGTTCGGCGGCATTCGAGACGGAATCGGCCGACCGGGCGCGCTCGGCCACCGCGCTGCTGGCGGGCTTGCTGCTGGCATCGCTGGGCGTCAGCATTGCCGGCGCCGTGCTGATCAGCCGCAGCATTACCGGACCCTTGCAGGAGGCGCTGCAGGCCGCGCAGAGGGTGGCGGCCGGTGACCTGAGCAATCGTGTCGACCAGCGCTTTTCCGACGAGCCGGGTCAATTGCTGCAAGCCCTTGAAGCGATGAATGGCAGCCTGTCGCGCACCGTGGGCCAGGTGCGCAGCAGCACGCAAAGCATCACCGTTGCCTCGCGCGAAATTGCGGCCGGCAATTTCGATCTGTCGTCGCGCACGGAGGCGCAAGCCAGTTCGCTGGAAGAAACGGCTTCCGCAATGAAGGAGCTGACCAGCACGGTAAAGCAGAATGCCGACAATGCAAGGCAGGCCAATCAGCTGGTGGTATCGGCATCGGCATTTGCCGTGCAGGGCGGACAGGTGGTCGGGCGCGTGGTCGAGACGATGGGCAGCATCAATGCCAGCTCGCGCAAGATCGTCGATATTGTCGACGTGATCGACGGCATCGCTTTCCAGACGAATATCCTGGCCTTGAATGCGGCAGTGGAGGCGGCCAGGGCGGGCGAACAGGGACGCGGCTTCGCCGTGGTCGCCAGTGAAGTGCGCGGCCTGGCGCAGCGGTCGGCCAGCGCCGCGCGCGAAATCAAGGCCATGATCGGCGACTCGGTCGAGCGCGTCGATGCGGGCAGCAAGCTGGTGGACGAGGCGGGCGCCACGATGGAGAAGATCGTGACGTCCGTCAAGCAGGTAGTCGACCTGATGAGCGAGATCGCCGCCGCCAGCCAGGAGCAGAGCCTGGGCATCGAACAGGTCAACCAGGCCATCACGCAGATGGACGAGGTCACGCAGCAGAACGCCGCCCTGGTCGAAGAGGCGGCCGCCGCTGCCGGTAGCCTGGAAGAGCAGGCGGCCAGCCTGGTGCGGGAAGTGGGGGTGTTCAAGCTTGATGCGGGCCGCTGA
- a CDS encoding PoNe immunity protein domain-containing protein: MQTLNEEDFLARRREARLSYAIYLESKESQDECYDMVAAGLEQPAEVLQHIPPENFMTATRQRAWDGVDQLALAYSAGHALDELRAAYPTILGYWLAFARHDMAFDAQAGEAEQGFPHFALAGDGYEQVNRMVCLGILLGWGSLLPRLAPVIDFNNHEKDGLLERLLAGFVAGRDAAWPKCTRQLPYANTLAIFAAQKEARPALMQAYLQQWYEASRREPYYNSHRHDTSFWGYWSWEAAAVTCVLDIDDSGYRGAPFYPADLVALCRKQESGPGA; encoded by the coding sequence ATGCAGACGCTGAACGAAGAGGATTTTCTGGCCCGGCGCAGGGAAGCGCGGCTGTCCTACGCCATCTACCTTGAAAGCAAGGAAAGCCAGGACGAGTGCTACGACATGGTGGCAGCCGGCTTGGAACAGCCGGCGGAAGTACTGCAACATATTCCACCAGAAAATTTTATGACGGCGACGCGCCAGCGGGCCTGGGATGGCGTCGACCAGCTCGCCCTCGCCTACAGCGCCGGCCACGCGCTCGACGAGTTGCGCGCCGCGTATCCCACGATACTCGGCTACTGGCTGGCGTTTGCCCGCCATGACATGGCATTTGACGCTCAGGCCGGCGAGGCCGAACAGGGATTTCCCCACTTCGCCCTGGCCGGCGACGGCTACGAGCAGGTCAACCGCATGGTCTGCCTCGGCATTTTGCTGGGCTGGGGCAGTTTGCTGCCGCGGCTGGCGCCCGTCATCGATTTCAACAACCATGAAAAGGATGGCTTGCTGGAGCGGCTGCTGGCCGGCTTCGTTGCCGGCAGGGATGCCGCCTGGCCAAAGTGCACGCGCCAGCTGCCCTACGCCAATACGCTGGCGATCTTCGCGGCACAAAAAGAGGCCCGTCCCGCGCTGATGCAAGCCTATCTGCAGCAATGGTATGAGGCCAGCCGCCGCGAGCCCTATTACAACAGCCACCGGCACGACACCTCGTTCTGGGGCTACTGGTCCTGGGAAGCGGCCGCCGTCACCTGCGTGCTCGATATCGACGACAGCGGCTATCGCGGCGCGCCCTTTTATCCGGCCGACCTGGTGGCGTTATGCCGAAAGCAAGAAAGCGGCCCCGGCGCATGA
- a CDS encoding PoNe immunity protein domain-containing protein, whose translation MSAFFHASASSLRVDHDGSQTNNLPFPERRRQQYLDEELYVKTRNNQFALIAGGLENKKVADTTQESASVHHFLYLELLWLWMLDYTAGEPIDALAPRIAGIVDKFEEWNAVDQLYQQDAALEFPEFGPYEYEGAPEFSILSDYQDTLQLLSIAILLRDQRSVLRIIHVLRSHRGRDGLFEQLIDGYLEDGLALDACIIARPYDTLLQVFYEEDEEATLALLQKYLKQWYPAMKHHPRWYNEHLNISEEGYAGYYGYWAFEAGATVFMLDLDDSQTGHLVYPKDLVDYARRLRKEERYTSEAAWPQP comes from the coding sequence ATGTCCGCATTTTTCCATGCAAGCGCGTCGTCGTTACGTGTCGATCACGACGGCAGCCAGACCAACAATCTTCCCTTCCCCGAGCGCCGCCGCCAGCAATATCTTGATGAAGAACTGTATGTCAAAACGCGCAACAACCAATTTGCGCTGATTGCAGGAGGACTGGAAAACAAAAAAGTCGCCGACACAACGCAGGAAAGTGCTTCCGTTCATCATTTTTTGTATCTGGAACTGCTCTGGCTGTGGATGCTCGACTATACAGCGGGCGAACCGATCGATGCCCTGGCGCCGCGCATCGCGGGCATCGTGGACAAATTTGAAGAATGGAATGCGGTCGATCAGCTCTATCAGCAGGATGCGGCGCTTGAGTTTCCCGAGTTTGGCCCCTACGAATATGAGGGGGCACCGGAGTTTTCCATCCTGTCCGACTACCAGGACACCTTGCAACTGCTGAGCATTGCCATCCTGCTGCGCGATCAGCGCTCAGTACTGCGCATCATCCACGTGCTGCGCAGCCACCGTGGCCGCGATGGCCTGTTCGAGCAATTGATAGACGGATATCTGGAGGATGGACTGGCACTCGACGCCTGCATCATCGCCAGGCCCTATGACACCTTGCTGCAAGTGTTCTATGAGGAGGATGAGGAAGCTACCCTGGCCCTGCTCCAGAAATACCTGAAACAATGGTATCCGGCCATGAAACATCATCCGCGCTGGTACAACGAGCATCTCAATATCAGCGAAGAAGGCTATGCCGGCTACTATGGCTACTGGGCATTCGAAGCGGGGGCGACGGTTTTCATGCTCGACCTGGACGATAGCCAGACAGGGCATCTGGTGTACCCCAAGGATCTGGTCGACTATGCGCGACGACTACGGAAAGAAGAGCGCTACACCAGTGAAGCTGCATGGCCGCAACCATAA
- a CDS encoding DUF2325 domain-containing protein, translating to MRARAQVVIRDTQLALARDALADLAASVPGLPTRVRLARKVEWLGERVQDLMRELLRLQWLPAQSLQADVREKAVLYVGSYLTQDAGQAADGALMAQQAVEQAGGRFLHHAGGDDGADDVAALEAGLVAADLVICQTGCVSHDAYWRVHDHCKRTGKQCVLVDQPQAMHFVRKEALLA from the coding sequence ATGCGCGCGCGGGCGCAGGTCGTGATCCGCGATACGCAGCTGGCGCTGGCGCGCGACGCACTGGCCGACCTGGCGGCCAGCGTGCCGGGCTTGCCGACGCGCGTCCGGCTGGCGCGCAAGGTCGAGTGGCTCGGCGAGCGCGTGCAAGACCTGATGCGCGAGTTGCTGCGCCTGCAGTGGCTGCCCGCGCAATCCTTGCAGGCCGACGTGCGTGAAAAGGCCGTGCTGTATGTGGGCAGCTATCTGACCCAGGATGCGGGCCAGGCGGCGGACGGCGCGCTGATGGCGCAGCAAGCCGTCGAGCAAGCTGGCGGGCGCTTCCTGCACCATGCTGGCGGCGACGATGGCGCCGACGACGTGGCGGCGCTGGAAGCGGGCCTGGTGGCGGCCGACTTGGTGATTTGCCAGACGGGCTGCGTCAGCCACGACGCCTATTGGCGCGTGCATGACCATTGCAAGCGCACGGGCAAGCAGTGCGTGCTGGTGGACCAGCCGCAAGCCATGCATTTCGTGCGCAAGGAGGCGCTGCTTGCCTGA
- a CDS encoding TlpA family protein disulfide reductase encodes MLSLQIGPLALPTGLVLLFVSLCVAYGVAWWLRRYRQLPDAGPLVSDLLIAALLAARLAFVLRWHEQYFAAPWSILNIRDGGFLAPAGIAAALAIAAWRCRRAAMAAMRRPLAISVACGALAWGVLSAGMGLAYDKPTALPAVALQTLAGAPTTLAALAGGRPMVVNLWASWCPPCRREMPVLAAAQQARADIVFVYANQREDAAAASAFLDRSGVTLRNVLLDSEAALGKAAGSSALPTTLFYDAQGRLIDTHLGELSDASLASKLQKIAPSGSL; translated from the coding sequence ATGCTGTCCCTGCAAATCGGCCCCCTGGCTTTGCCCACGGGCCTGGTCCTGCTGTTCGTTTCCCTGTGCGTCGCCTACGGCGTGGCATGGTGGTTGCGGCGCTACCGCCAACTGCCCGACGCCGGCCCCCTCGTTTCCGACCTGCTGATCGCCGCCCTGCTGGCGGCGCGCCTGGCGTTCGTGCTGCGCTGGCACGAACAATACTTCGCGGCTCCCTGGTCCATTTTGAATATCCGCGATGGCGGCTTCCTGGCGCCGGCTGGCATCGCCGCCGCGCTGGCGATCGCCGCGTGGCGCTGCCGGCGTGCCGCCATGGCGGCCATGCGCCGGCCCCTGGCCATCAGCGTGGCGTGCGGCGCACTGGCCTGGGGTGTGTTGAGCGCAGGGATGGGGCTGGCGTATGACAAGCCGACGGCCTTGCCGGCCGTGGCCCTGCAGACGCTGGCCGGCGCGCCAACGACCCTGGCGGCGCTGGCCGGCGGCAGGCCGATGGTGGTCAACCTGTGGGCCAGCTGGTGCCCGCCATGCCGGCGCGAGATGCCCGTGCTGGCCGCCGCGCAGCAGGCGCGCGCCGATATCGTCTTCGTGTATGCGAACCAGCGCGAGGATGCGGCTGCCGCCAGCGCTTTCCTGGACCGGAGCGGCGTGACCCTGCGCAATGTGCTGCTCGACAGCGAGGCGGCGCTGGGCAAGGCTGCTGGTTCCTCGGCCCTGCCCACGACCCTGTTCTACGACGCGCAGGGGAGATTGATCGATACTCACCTGGGCGAATTGTCCGACGCCTCGCTGGCCAGCAAGCTGCAAAAGATCGCGCCGTCCGGTTCTCTCTGA
- a CDS encoding metal/formaldehyde-sensitive transcriptional repressor has translation MGHTAHNKSKLLNRVKRIRGQVEGLERGLEEGRDCGEVLQLIAAVRGAVNGLMAEVIEEHLREHVASPDISGEERARGADDIAAILRTYLK, from the coding sequence ATGGGACACACGGCGCATAACAAGAGCAAGCTGCTCAATCGCGTGAAGCGCATCCGGGGCCAGGTGGAAGGCCTGGAGCGGGGCCTGGAAGAGGGCCGCGACTGCGGCGAAGTGCTGCAGCTGATCGCCGCCGTGCGCGGCGCCGTCAATGGCCTGATGGCCGAAGTCATCGAAGAGCACTTGCGCGAACACGTGGCCAGTCCCGATATCTCCGGCGAGGAGCGGGCCAGGGGCGCCGACGACATCGCCGCCATCCTGCGCACCTACCTCAAATAA
- the dmeF gene encoding CDF family Co(II)/Ni(II) efflux transporter DmeF — protein MQTPFIKEDLSAWQHEHVFGAASDKAERRARIVMWITLATMVLEIAAGWWYNSMALLADGWHMSSHALAIGLAAFAYAAARRYARDSRFAFGTWKIEVLAGYTSAILLLGVAALMVFASLERLFSPQPIHYPQAMAVAAFGLAVNLVCALILGGHHDHDHHHGHEHHDHHDHHGHGEDLNMKAAYLHVLADAATSVLAIVALGGAWAYGWQWLDPVMGIAGAVLVALWAKKLMQETGKVLLDREMDHPVVDEIREAVEVASAGDTPRIVDLHVWRVGKQLYSCALSVVSRDPALTGAELRARIGIHEEIVHSTIEIIRRP, from the coding sequence ATGCAAACGCCATTCATCAAGGAAGACCTCTCCGCCTGGCAGCACGAACACGTCTTTGGCGCGGCCAGCGACAAGGCGGAACGCCGCGCGCGCATCGTCATGTGGATCACGCTGGCCACGATGGTGCTGGAAATCGCCGCCGGCTGGTGGTACAACTCCATGGCCCTGCTGGCCGATGGCTGGCATATGAGTTCGCACGCGCTGGCCATCGGCCTGGCCGCGTTTGCGTATGCGGCCGCGCGCCGCTATGCGCGCGATTCCCGCTTTGCCTTCGGCACGTGGAAGATCGAGGTACTGGCCGGCTACACGAGCGCCATCCTGCTGCTGGGCGTGGCCGCACTGATGGTGTTCGCATCGCTGGAGCGCCTGTTCTCGCCGCAGCCCATCCACTATCCGCAGGCGATGGCGGTGGCGGCTTTCGGCCTGGCCGTCAACCTCGTATGCGCGCTGATCCTTGGCGGCCACCACGACCACGACCATCATCATGGCCACGAGCATCACGACCATCATGATCACCACGGCCATGGCGAAGACCTGAACATGAAAGCCGCGTACCTCCACGTGCTGGCCGATGCCGCCACGTCCGTGCTGGCCATCGTCGCGCTGGGCGGCGCGTGGGCTTACGGCTGGCAGTGGCTCGATCCCGTGATGGGCATCGCGGGCGCCGTGCTGGTGGCCCTGTGGGCGAAAAAGCTGATGCAGGAAACGGGCAAGGTCTTGCTGGACCGCGAGATGGACCACCCCGTGGTCGATGAAATCCGCGAGGCCGTGGAGGTGGCAAGTGCCGGCGACACGCCGCGCATCGTCGACCTGCACGTGTGGCGAGTCGGCAAGCAGCTGTACTCGTGCGCCCTGTCCGTCGTCAGCCGCGACCCCGCGCTGACAGGCGCCGAGCTGCGCGCGCGCATCGGCATCCACGAGGAAATCGTCCACAGCACCATCGAGATTATTCGCCGCCCTTGA
- a CDS encoding zinc ribbon domain-containing protein YjdM, whose protein sequence is MSTLPPCPQCKSEFTYEDGSQLICPECAHEWSATAGEAVEEGAKVYRDSAGNILQDGDTVSVIKDLKLKGGGGVVKMGTKVKNIRLVDSDHDIDCKIDGFGSMSLKTEFVKKV, encoded by the coding sequence ATGAGCACATTACCACCATGCCCGCAATGCAAATCCGAATTCACGTACGAAGACGGCAGCCAGTTGATCTGCCCTGAATGCGCGCATGAATGGTCGGCCACGGCTGGCGAAGCGGTCGAAGAGGGCGCCAAGGTGTACCGCGATTCGGCCGGCAATATCCTGCAGGACGGCGACACCGTCAGCGTCATCAAGGACTTGAAATTGAAGGGCGGCGGCGGTGTCGTCAAAATGGGCACCAAGGTCAAGAACATCCGCCTGGTCGACAGCGACCATGATATCGACTGCAAGATCGACGGCTTCGGCTCCATGAGCCTGAAAACGGAGTTCGTCAAGAAGGTCTAA
- a CDS encoding RNA methyltransferase, with protein MQIDTIRQRLRALGAKPLHEQRVLRDWIQGQPHDQGRRRAEDFLPLPVRVALPAFDLELQGMLKLLSTHPGADGSARLLVGLHDGQTVESVLLPRDGLCVSSQVGCAVGCQFCMTGRDGLIRQVTSGEIVAQVVLARTMRPVKKVVFMGMGEPAHNLNNVMEAIELLGTEGNIGHKNLVFSTVGDPRAFERLPQGRVKPALALSLHTTKPALREQLLPRAPKLTPRELVDFGESYARLTGYPVQYQWTLMEGVNDGDDEMDGIVALLQGKYAVLNMIPYNTIADLPFKRPSWEKARAIAAALHERGVLTKLRDSAGQDVEGGCGQLRAREAKGKVIPIRASVAA; from the coding sequence ATGCAAATCGATACCATCCGCCAGCGCCTGCGCGCCTTGGGCGCCAAGCCCCTGCACGAACAGCGCGTGCTGCGCGACTGGATCCAGGGCCAGCCGCACGACCAGGGCCGGCGCCGCGCCGAGGATTTTTTGCCGCTGCCCGTGCGCGTGGCCTTGCCCGCGTTCGACCTGGAATTGCAAGGCATGCTGAAACTGCTCAGCACCCATCCGGGCGCGGACGGTTCCGCGCGCCTGCTGGTGGGACTGCACGATGGCCAGACGGTGGAAAGCGTGCTGCTGCCGCGCGACGGTTTGTGCGTATCGAGCCAGGTCGGCTGCGCCGTGGGCTGCCAGTTCTGCATGACGGGCCGCGACGGCTTGATCCGGCAAGTCACCAGCGGCGAGATCGTCGCGCAGGTGGTACTGGCGCGCACCATGCGTCCCGTGAAAAAAGTCGTCTTCATGGGCATGGGCGAGCCGGCGCATAACCTGAACAATGTGATGGAAGCGATCGAATTGCTGGGCACCGAGGGCAATATCGGCCACAAGAACCTCGTGTTTTCCACCGTGGGCGACCCGCGCGCCTTCGAGCGCCTGCCGCAAGGCAGGGTCAAGCCGGCGCTGGCGCTGTCTTTGCATACCACCAAACCGGCGCTGCGCGAACAGCTGCTGCCGCGCGCGCCCAAGCTCACTCCGCGCGAACTGGTGGACTTTGGCGAGTCATATGCGCGCCTGACCGGCTACCCGGTGCAGTATCAATGGACCCTGATGGAAGGCGTCAACGACGGTGACGATGAGATGGACGGCATCGTCGCGCTCTTGCAGGGCAAGTACGCGGTGCTGAACATGATCCCGTATAACACCATCGCCGACTTGCCGTTCAAGCGTCCCAGCTGGGAAAAGGCGCGCGCCATTGCCGCCGCGCTGCACGAACGCGGCGTGCTGACCAAGCTGCGCGATTCGGCCGGGCAGGACGTGGAAGGCGGCTGCGGGCAGTTAAGGGCGCGCGAAGCGAAGGGCAAGGTCATTCCCATCCGCGCCAGCGTGGCGGCGTAG